The Comamonas testosteroni genome contains the following window.
GGACTGCATGAAGTCCACGTCCTGCACGGCTTCAGGCGTTGCCGACTTGATCGCATCCATGGCCGCAATGGCATGTTCCAGCGTCAGACCCTGGCGGTACAGCAGCTTGTGCATTTCACGCACGGCGGCAATTCGTGCATCCGAGAAGCCACGACGCTTGAGACCAATCAGATTCACACTGCGAGCGGCCAGCGGATTGCCATCCACCGTCATGAAGGGCGGCACATCCTTGTTCACATGGGCCTGAAAGCCCACCATGGCATGTGCACCTATGCGCATGCGCTGCAGCACACCGGTCAGGCCACCAATCGTCACCCAGTCGCCGACATGCACATGGCCCGCCAGCGTGGTGTTGTTCGCCAGCGTGGTCTGGTTGCCAATGATGCAGTCATGCGCGATATGCACATAGGCCATGATCCAGTTGTCATTGCCGATGGTCGTCTCGCCG
Protein-coding sequences here:
- the lpxA gene encoding acyl-ACP--UDP-N-acetylglucosamine O-acyltransferase, with protein sequence MSLIHPTAVVDPAAQLDTSVSVGPYAVIGPRVRIGAGSKVGAHCVIEGDTTIGEGNHIFQFASLGAQPQDKKYAGEPTRLVIGDRNTVREFCTFNTGTTQDRGETTIGNDNWIMAYVHIAHDCIIGNQTTLANNTTLAGHVHVGDWVTIGGLTGVLQRMRIGAHAMVGFQAHVNKDVPPFMTVDGNPLAARSVNLIGLKRRGFSDARIAAVREMHKLLYRQGLTLEHAIAAMDAIKSATPEAVQDVDFMQSFLASASNGITR